Genomic window (Equus asinus isolate D_3611 breed Donkey chromosome 13, EquAss-T2T_v2, whole genome shotgun sequence):
AAGATGGGACAGGAAGTGACTGCCCAAGTATAATGCACTGCATCTAAGCTTATTTCTTGCAAAACATTTTCTTATCTTCGAGTATAAacacatggtgtgtgtgtgtgtgtgtactggtgggggggggcgcggggtgcagGTATAGAGGGGAAGGAGAACTAAGAAAATGCGTGATTGAAATGAGCTTATTAACTAGGATGATTCTTTGACATATTTGGGATATGACTGTTTTCTGATTGGAAGTTTCTCTTCAGCATTTTTGGCATTAAAGAGCCTTGTTGGGAAGtacaataaaaaacatttattggatcCTTAGAGTGTGCAGCACAGGCTGGTGCTGTGGGCCAGAGGACAATAACTGGCAGAGGCACTGACTCCGGTAGAGCCCTTCTGTATGTCATGTTTAAAGGAACTAACAATCCGAACCTACAGAAAGAAAGGGTATATGAGCCAGTGCTGAGTGGGGTGCTGAGTGCAGGTTATGAATGCAGTAGGGTTCCAGGGAGCTCCCAGACAGCTTAAAGATAGAAACTACTCACTTCTGAAAAAGATGGAAAGTGGTCCCCACCTTGTTGAGAAAGCAAGTCTCAGAGCTGGGAGGAGTGTGCAGGGCACCATGGAAGGGGATTGGGTTTTCCCAGCCAGCTTCTCCAGGACAAATGTTATCCCTTTCGTAGTTACAAGAATGTTACCAGCCACCTGCATGTGCTTTTCCATTTACAGAACTCCCATAGAACAGCTTTTATTATGCCCAGTGCAGAGATTCAGAAAGTGAGAATCAGTGGAGCTAAGAATTGGTCCAGGGTCTGTTGGGCAGGCCAGTGCTAATAGAACTATTTGCAgtgttggaaatgttctatattttcattgtCCAATACattagccactagccacatgtggctattgagcacttgaaatgtggctagtgtgactgaggaactgaatttttaacttaAATGGAAATAGCCACTTGTGACTGACAGTAACCATATTGGACAGGGCAGGTGCAAAGAAGGTGGGCTAGCGCTCGAATCCAGGCCTTCTGCCTCCAGCACAGACTGCTGTCTGGTGAGCTCTGCTGCCCTTTGTTAGGGCAGTGCAGTGGGCATCCTGGGGAAGATGAGAGACCTGTCTCACCTGGTATGgaactcctctccttcccctcacccTGGCAGGGCTGAAAAACTGGGTGGTAGCGGAAGACGTGGTGTTTAAACCTGTGGCAGCCCCTTGGAGTCCGGAGCACCAACTGCAGCGCCCACAGCTGACTCGGCAGGTCCTGGGAAGGGAGGACCTGACAGCGTTTTCCTTGCAAAGCCCCCTTCCCCGCTACCTTTACCTGGCTAGCAACCAGACTAATGCCTGGGGTCACCAGCGCGGGTATCGAATCCAGATCCACAGCCCCCTTGGCATACACATGCCCCTGGAGAGCGACATGGAAAGGGCCCTCAGctgggggaggtgaggagggcCCTGGGCACTGGGTGGTAGGGAAGGACTGGTCCCCTTCCCCTTTCCAGCTCTGGGAGACCCCAACTCACTACCCCTGGCTTACCATTCACCCCTGTCCCTCCTCTCAGATCCAAGTAGATAATGGGAATGGGAAATAGTCTCACACAGAATCTGATCCAGAGGACTTCTGGACTGGTAAAGGCCCTTGACGTTTTCTGACACCACCTTCCTACAACGTTCCTGGTCAGATACCAGCTCGTGGTGACccggaggaaggaggaggagtcaCAGAGCAGCAGCATCTATTACCAGAATGACATCTGGACCCCCACTATGGCCTTTGCTGACTTCATCAACAATGAGACTCTCTTAGGAGAGGTTGGTAGCCCtaggggcagaggagaggagctCCTCTGTGCCTGGCATCTTGGCTGCCCAGCCCCTGGCTGTAGGTTGGAGGGAATGGTAGGTTTCCGTGTCTCAGATTCAGAGACCAAAGAGTTCTCTGATGACCAACATGGGTCATCCCTCCTGGAGTGCGATTAGCCCTGGGACATGGACTACCCTACAGCTTCTCACATGGATCACCACACCTGTTttgtgggcctggggctgggcggAGGTGGAAGCAGGGCCGAGCCTGGAGATTGGGAATTGTGGCTGAGGGGTGGTTCTCTGGGTGTCACCTCCAGAGTCCTCCAGCTTCTCCCTCTTCCTGCAGGACCTGGTGGCTTGGGTTACGGCCAGCTTCCTGCACATCCCCCACGCTGAGGATGTCCCCAACACAGTGACTGTGGGGAACAGAGTTGGCTTCTTGCTCCGGCCCTATAACTTCTTTGATGAAGATCCCTCCATCTTCTCCCCTGGCAGCATCTACTTTGAGAAGGGCCAGGATGCTGGGCTCTGCAGTGTCAACCCTGTGGCCTGCATCCCTCACCTGGCAGCCTGTGTCCCGGACCTGCCCCCTTTCTCTTACCAAGACTTTTAGTCCTGAGGATGTGGTAGGACACAGAGTTGGGGTGCTGAGACATATGTaccttcctctctctgttcccaCTTCTTGCTCCCCTGACTCTCAGCCTCTTAATGTTTCTTAGGAAACAGCCTCCTCCCACAATAAACCCCCATATATCCTTTTGGTTAATTCTTATTtccagttcattttttaaaatgatgaatttataCAAATGATATTAAAGTATTCAAGCAACACCACCACACACCTACCACTTAGAAATAGCCAGTGTCGGGGCTGACCGTTAACATTCagcttgctctgcttcagcagcccaggttcagttcccagatggggacctacaccactcgtcagcaaccaggctgtggtggcaacccacatacaaaatagaggaagattggcacagatggtaactcagggacaatcgtctccaagcagaaagaagaagattggcaacagatgttagctcagggtgaatcttactcagcaaaaaaaaaattaataactagTGTTCACATTTAGTGGACATTATACCAGACATTTCTTTATGCATGTGCATCGAAATGGAAGAATAGATAGGATTTTGTAAAAATAGATGGTATAtgcaatttataataaaaatattacaagatttttatttgaatttcttctaTTTGACTTGAAGGATCTAGAATCTCCCAGAGAATATTAGGGACTCTGGCCAAGGAAATTAGAAATGGGAGAGAGAAGGCAAGGGGGACAGACTAGGCCAAGAAatgctgtttgggaagctgaagggctgggggtggggatttCCTTGGAAGGAAAATAATAGTTGCAAGTTACAGGAAAGGGAACATCTGTCCCTGAGCACATGGGGGCTGGGCAAGAAGCGGGCTGAGGGAGATGAGGGGCTGCTTTGCACAAACTCGGCTCCTGGCTGGTGGTGCATTTCCATGCTCAGGCTAGCCAGCTGTATTATCTTGAAAACTGCCGccctctctccccccaccccccccacttCCTCTTACTCCAGCTCTCTCCAGCTCCAAACCTGACCCAGAGAGCAGAGTCTGATTTGGAGCCTGGAGGACAAAGCCATGTAAGGTCTGTGGAAATCGCTGCTGCCCTGCTTCAGACCCGCCCCCCAACTCTGGCCcgccccaccctctccccagccttcTCTGTTCTTCCCACTCTCAGTCTCCTATGCATCTGAAGACTGGGAACCTCAGCCAGCATCCAAGATCCCCCAATATAGGAACCAAGAGAGACCCTCTTCTGCTGGCCTGAGAATACAAGTCTCAACTCTGGCTCAATCTTCTGTCCCTCTGCTCGCAGGACAATGAACCAGAAGACCACCCTGGTGCTCCTTGCTCTGGCTGTCATCACCATCTTTGCTTTGGTGTGTGTCTTGCTAGCTGGCAGGGGAAGAGATGGGGGTGAAGTCAGCCCacctccccactgcccctctATATCTCCCAGTGCCCAGCCCTGGACACACCCTGGCCAGAGCCAGCTGTTTGCAGACCTGAGCCGAGAGGAGCTGACGGCTGTGATGAGCTTTCTGACCCAGCag
Coding sequences:
- the AOC2 gene encoding amine oxidase [copper-containing] 2 isoform X3 — its product is MWKGKLVGLSFQLSIHHESQGSPRVPGAVPHYHLCPDLCLADQPRCLQPASSLPLCIPQCPVLDTPWPEPAICRPEPRGADGCDELSDPAAGAWPGGCCPGPPLGQLRLLSGAAATPQGCSPGPPGQGESPACPRGTGHRLLWRTTPAQWLKNWVVAEDVVFKPVAAPWSPEHQLQRPQLTRQVLGREDLTAFSLQSPLPRYLYLASNQTNAWGHQRGYRIQIHSPLGIHMPLESDMERALSWGRYQLVVTRRKEEESQSSSIYYQNDIWTPTMAFADFINNETLLGEDLVAWVTASFLHIPHAEDVPNTVTVGNRVGFLLRPYNFFDEDPSIFSPGSIYFEKGQDAGLCSVNPVACIPHLAACVPDLPPFSYQDF